The following proteins are co-located in the Falsihalocynthiibacter arcticus genome:
- a CDS encoding HlyD family type I secretion periplasmic adaptor subunit yields the protein MNADQHIKRKWNAWMPLGIGFLALLVLVGVLGVWSVSTRIAGAVIASGMIKVESNRQVVQHPFGGVVGGILAKDGDTVEAGEVVLRLDDTMLRSELTIVEGQLYEILARKSRLEAERDELSALNIPRELVQAAKVKPEIQGLIDGQKRLFDARADSQRKEADQITEQVNQTHNQIAGAQAQLAAFQKQEELINSELKDSHTLLEKGLAQASRVSSLQREQARLLGEVGSLNATVSQLRGQIAALNIQMLKLTTTRREQAITTLRDLQYQELEFTEKRLSARETLSRMEVRSPVSGVVYGSQVFALLAVVSPAEPIMYIIPQDQPLVVASRVEAIHIDQVHVGQEATLRFTAFDQRQTPEIFGRVLRLSPDVFTDEVTGMSYYQAELLPNEGELVKLGGQQLLPGMPVEAYIRTSERSPLSYLAKPFMDYFNKAFRES from the coding sequence ATGAATGCGGATCAACATATCAAACGTAAATGGAATGCATGGATGCCCCTTGGCATTGGCTTTCTCGCGTTACTGGTGCTGGTAGGCGTCTTAGGTGTCTGGAGTGTCAGCACCAGAATCGCAGGCGCAGTAATTGCTTCGGGCATGATTAAGGTGGAGAGCAATCGACAAGTTGTGCAACACCCCTTTGGCGGCGTTGTCGGGGGGATTCTCGCCAAGGATGGAGACACTGTTGAGGCGGGAGAGGTGGTGCTACGTCTCGATGATACCATGCTGCGCTCGGAACTGACTATCGTGGAAGGCCAGCTTTATGAAATTTTGGCACGAAAGTCCCGATTGGAAGCGGAGCGCGATGAGCTCAGTGCTCTAAATATACCCCGCGAGTTAGTTCAGGCAGCCAAAGTCAAACCAGAAATCCAAGGGCTCATTGATGGGCAAAAACGACTTTTTGATGCACGTGCGGACTCTCAGCGTAAAGAGGCGGACCAGATTACCGAGCAGGTCAATCAAACTCATAACCAGATCGCAGGCGCGCAGGCGCAGTTGGCAGCCTTTCAGAAACAGGAAGAGCTGATCAATTCAGAGCTGAAGGACAGCCACACACTTTTAGAAAAAGGCCTCGCTCAGGCATCACGGGTTTCTTCATTGCAGCGAGAGCAAGCGCGTCTATTGGGTGAAGTCGGCAGTCTGAATGCAACAGTTTCTCAACTTCGAGGACAAATAGCGGCGCTGAATATTCAGATGTTAAAGCTCACTACGACGAGGCGAGAGCAAGCCATCACGACTTTACGCGATTTACAGTATCAGGAGCTAGAGTTCACTGAAAAACGTCTATCGGCCCGCGAGACACTATCGCGTATGGAGGTGCGCAGCCCTGTAAGTGGCGTGGTCTATGGGTCGCAAGTATTTGCACTCTTGGCCGTCGTCTCTCCCGCGGAACCAATTATGTATATCATCCCGCAAGACCAACCTTTGGTCGTCGCCTCCAGGGTTGAAGCTATCCATATTGATCAAGTACATGTTGGCCAGGAAGCTACTCTGCGCTTCACAGCATTTGACCAACGTCAAACGCCAGAAATATTTGGGCGAGTATTACGTCTGTCACCCGACGTATTCACAGATGAAGTCACCGGCATGTCCTATTATCAGGCGGAGCTGCTGCCCAATGAGGGTGAATTGGTAAAGCTTGGAGGACAACAGCTCTTGCCGGGAATGCCCGTAGAGGCATACATTCGAACGTCCGAGCGTTCGCCGCTCAG